From Phragmites australis chromosome 5, lpPhrAust1.1, whole genome shotgun sequence, a single genomic window includes:
- the LOC133919376 gene encoding arginine decarboxylase 2-like: protein MAKNYGELYNILGWGDPYFAVNAEGHLCAKPHGRETMPGQEIDVHSVIVKALATTTNDKKKVQFPMILRFPDVLKNRLDSLHAAFKGAIDNSGYMSRYQGVFPIKVNQNKTIVQDLINFGYSESYGLEAGSKPELLIAMSCLTKAKPGAYLICNGYKDADYIALALSARAMGLNAIIVLEMEEELDIVIEQSNKLGIEPVIGVRAKLLTKIPGHFGSTAGKHGKFGLLAEKIYEVAEKLKKIDKLQWLKLLHFHVGSMIPTTEIVYNAASEAAGIYCDLVNKFGAEMTTLDCGGGLGIDYDGTRSGSSDMSVAYGLEQYASSIVQAVRLKCEYNGVLHPVLCTESGRAMVSHHSMIILEALSAIPEPQEEDTPEQLLSKIQDLSSKQPRAAVRGGNGAAAMYSHAIDLKKHGIEMYKLGKKLSKRVTGDSSTIYNYHMNLSVFSLVPDFWGIGQLFPMMPVSRLDEKPTLMGTLVDITCDSDGKMEKFIGGSETLPLHPLDPELGGYYVAALLSGAYQEALACKHNLFSGPTLVRVKSSGSDGAFDIVSVNLGPTTEEVISTMRYNVDEDISSVIEELAKKTEVWATVEPLMTKGLTTMPYLNEYKAPKTT, encoded by the coding sequence ATGGCCAAGAACTACGGCGAACTCTACAACATCCTCGGCTGGGGTGACCCCTACTTCGCGGTGAACGCGGAGGGCCACCTCTGCGCTAAGCCACATGGCCGTGAGACGATGCCCGGTCAGGAGATCGACGTCCACTCAGTCATCGTGAAAGCTTTAGCGACCACCACCAATGACAAGAAAAAGGTCCAGTTCCCCATGATCCTCCGCTTCCCCGACGTGCTCAAGAACCGTCTCGACTCGCTCCATGCTGCATTCAAGGGCGCCATCGACAACTCCGGGTACATGTCCAGGTATCAGGGCGTGTTCCCGATCAAGGTGAATCAGAACAAGACCATTGTGCAGGACCTGATTAACTTCGGCTACAGCGAGAGCTATGGGCTCGAGGCTGGCTCCAAGCCTGAACTGCTCATCGCAATGAGCTGCCTCACCAAAGCCAAGCCTGGAGCCTACTTGATATGCAATGGTTACAAGGATGCGGACTACATCGCGCTCGCGCTCTCGGCGCGAGCCATGGGCCTGAACGCCATCATCGTgctggagatggaggaggagctTGACATCGTCATCGAGCAGAGCAACAAGCTGGGAATAGAGCCGGTCATCGGTGTTCGCGCCAAGCTTCTCACTAAGATACCAGGCCACTTCGGGTCGACGGCCGGCAAGCACGGAAAGTTCGGCCTGCTCGCTGAGAAGATCTACGAGGTGGccgagaagctcaagaagatcgACAAGCTGCAGTGGCTCAAACTGCTGCACTTCCACGTCGGCTCCATGATCCCGACGACGGAGATAGTGTACAATGCAGCGAGTGAGGCCGCTGGCATCTACTGCGACCTGGTGAACAAGTTCGGCGCGGAGATGACCACGCTGGACTGTGGTGGCGGGCTCGGAATCGACTACGACGGAACCCGGTCGGGAAGCTCCGACATGTCGGTGGCGTACGGGCTGGAGCAGTACGCGTCCAGCATTGTGCAGGCAGTGCGGCTCAAGTGCGAGTACAACGGCGTCCTGCACCCGGTGCTGTGCACCGAGAGCGGGCGCGCCATGGTGTCGCACCACTCCATGATCATCCTTGAAGCGCTCTCGGCGATCCCAGAGCCGCAAGAGGAGGACACCCCTGAGCAGCTGCTGAGCAAGATCCAGGACCTCTCTTCGAAGCAGCCGAGAGCTGCAGTTCGTGGCGGCAACGGCGCGGCGGCCATGTACTCGCACGCTATAGACCTCAAAAAGCATGGCATCGAGATGTACAAGCTGGGCAAGAAGCTATCCAAGAGGGTCACCGGCGACTCCAGCACCATCTACAACTACCACATGAACCTCTCCGTCTTCTCGCTGGTGCCCGACTTCTGGGGCATCGGGCAGCTCTTCCCGATGATGCCGGTGAGCCGGCTCGACGAGAAGCCGACGCTCATGGGCACGCTCGTCGACATCACCTGCGACAGTGACGGGAAGATGGAGAAGTTCATCGGCGGGAGCGAGACATTGCCGCTGCACCCGCTGGACCCGGAGCTCGGTGGCTACTACGTGGCTGCGCTCCTATCCGGGGCGTACCAGGAGGCCTTGGCCTGCAAACACAACCTATTCAGTGGCCCGACCCTCGTGCGTGTCAAGAGTTCCGGCAGTGATGGTGCCTTCGACATCGTCTCGGTCAACTTGGGCCCGACGACGGAGGAGGTCATCAGCACCATGAGGTACAACGTCGATGAAGACATTAGCAGCGTCATCGAGGAGCTCGCCAAGAAGACCGAAGTGTGGGCGACGGTGGAGCCGCTTATGACGAAGGGGCTTACCACCATGCCCTACCTCAACGAATACAAGGCCCCCAAAACCACTTGA